Proteins encoded by one window of Pseudorca crassidens isolate mPseCra1 chromosome 3, mPseCra1.hap1, whole genome shotgun sequence:
- the NCLN gene encoding BOS complex subunit NCLN isoform X6, producing MLEEAGEVLENMLKASCLPLGFIVFLPAVLLLVAPPLPAADAAHEFTVYRMQQYDLQGQPYDLPLSLSRLRGSGLCRPGCPLPRFGLCSPGPRTCLSHLSSRSPARRPHLGRQTLTQIPGTRNAVLNTEARTIDADVLSRRCVLMRLLDFSYESYQRALRQSAGAVVIILPRAMAAVPQDVIRQFMEIEPEMLAMETIVPVYFAVEDDALLSIYEQTQAASTSQGSASAAEGFIRSCGHTPVPERHPPSSPSDDTSHGHHNCVLLHTATANGFQMVTSGVQSKAVSDWLITSVEGRLTGLGGEDLPTIVIVAHYDAFGVAPWLSHGADSNGSGISVLLELTRLFSRLYTYKRTHAAYNLLFFASGGGKFNYQGTKRWLEDNLDHTDSSLLQDNVAFVLCLDTLGRGDSLHLHVSKPPREGTLQHSFLRELETVAAHQFPEVRFSMVHKKINLAEDILAWEHERFAIRRLPAFTLSHLESHRDGQRSSIMDVRSRVDSKTLTRNTRLIAEALTRVIYNLTEKGTPPDMPVFTEQMQIQREQLDSVMDWLTAQPRAAQLVGKDGTFLSTLQHHLGHYLKEVRPHHVKADKRDPEFVFYDQLKQVMNAYRVKPAIFDLLLAVCIGAYLGMAYTAVQPRKGKLQQHRPGRQRWPPSTCWSLILSSHPQVTPRCQQRPLTIPARNQDPGAQRGPSFHPS from the exons ATgctggaggaagcaggagagGTGCTGGAGAACATGCTGAAGGCGTCCTGCCTGCCGCTTGGCTTCATCGTCTTCCTGCCCGCCGTGCTGCTGCTCGTGGCGCCGCCGCTGCCCGCCGCTGACGCGGCGCACGAGTTCACCGTGTACCGCATGCAGCAGTACGACCTGCAGGGACAGCCCTACG ACCTTCCGCTCAGCCTCTCCCGTCTCCGGGGCTCCGGCCTATGCCGGCCAGGATGCCCCCTCCCTCGGTTCGGTCTCTGCTCCCCGGGCCCCAGGACCTGCCTGTCCCACCTGTCCAGCAGGAGTCCAGCCCGCAGACCTCACTTGGGCCGCCAGACACTTACCCAGATCCCAG GCACGCGGAACGCGGTGCTTAACACGGAGGCGCGCACCATCGACGCGGACGTGCTGAGCCGGCGCTGTGTGCTCATGCGGCTGCTGGACTTCTCGTACGAGAGCTACCAGCGCGCCCTACGCCAGTCGGCCGGTGCCGTGGTCATCATCCTGCCACGGGCCATGGCTGCGGTGCCGCAGGACGTCATCCGG CAATTCATGGAGATCGAGCCCGAGATGCTGGCCATGGAGACCATCGTGCCCGTGTACTTCGCCGTGGAGGACGACGCCCTGCTGTCCATCTACGAGCAGACGCAGGCTGCGTCCACCTCCCAGGGCTCCGCCTCAGCCGCTGAAG GGTTTATAAGAAGTTGCGGACATACTCCGGTTCCTGAGAGGCACCCTCCCAGCTCCCCCAGTGATGACACCTCCCATGGCCATCACAATTGTG TGCTGCTGCACACCGCCACCGCCAACGGCTTCCAGATGGTCACTAGCGGGGTCCAGAGCAAGGCCGTGAGCGACTGGCTCATCACCAGCGTGGAG GGGCGGCTGACCGGGCTGGGCGGAGAGGACCTGCCCACCATCGTCATCGTGGCCCACTACGACGCCTTCGGGGTGGCCCCG TGGCTGTCGCACGGCGCGGACTCCAATGGAAGTGGCATCTCTGTGCTGCTGGAGCTCACCCGTCTCTTCTCCAGGCTCTATACCTACAAGCGCACCCACGCCGC GTACAACCTCCTGTTCTTTGCGTCTGGAGGAGGAAAGTTCAACTACCAGGGCACCAAGCGCTGGTTAGAAGACAATCTGGACCACACAG ATTCCAGCCTGCTCCAGGACAACGTGGCCTTTGTCCTCTGCCTGGACACCCTGGGCCGGGGGGACAGCCTGCACCTGCATGTGTCCAAGCCGCCCAGGGAGGGGACGCTACAGCACTCCTTCCTGCGGGAGCTCGAGACG GTGGCCGCCCACCAGTTCCCTGAGGTGCGGTTCTCCATGGTGCACAAGAAGATCAACCTGGCGGAGGACATCCTGGCCTGGGAGCATGAGCGCTTCGCCATCCGCCGGCTGCCTGCCTTCACCCTGTCCCATCTGGAGAGCCACCGTGACGGCCAGCGCAGCAGCATCATGGACGTGCG GTCCCGGGTTGACTCCAAAACTCTGACCCGAAACACGAGGCTGATCGCCGAGGCCCTGACCCGTGTCATCTACAACCTGACAGAGAAG GGGACGCCCCCGGACATGCCAGTCTTCACGGAGCAGATG CAGATCCAGCGGGAACAGCTGGACTCCGTGATGGACTGGCTGACCGCCCAGCCGCGGGCCGCCCAGCTGGTGGGCAAGGACGGCACGTTCCTCAGCACGTTGCAGCACCACCTCGGCCACTACCTGAAGGAGGTCAGGCCGCACCACGTCAAGGCCGACAAGCG GGACCCTGAGTTTGTCTTCTATGACCAGCTGAAGCAGGTGATGAACGCCTACAG ggtcaAGCCGGCCATTTTCGACCTGCTTCTGGCCGTCTGCATCGGCGCCTACCTCGGGATGGCCTACACGGCGGTCCAG ccaagaaaaggaaaattgcaACAACACCGGCCCGGCAGACAGAGATGGCCACCATCTACATGCTGGAGCCTTATCCTGTCCTCACACCCCCAG GTCACCCCACGGTGTCAGCAGCGCCCACTGACGATTCCTGCCCGAAACCAGGACCCTGGTGCCCAACGGGGaccctccttccatccctcctaa
- the NCLN gene encoding BOS complex subunit NCLN isoform X12: MLEEAGEVLENMLKASCLPLGFIVFLPAVLLLVAPPLPAADAAHEFTVYRMQQYDLQGQPYGTRNAVLNTEARTIDADVLSRRCVLMRLLDFSYESYQRALRQSAGAVVIILPRAMAAVPQDVIRQFMEIEPEMLAMETIVPVYFAVEDDALLSIYEQTQAASTSQGSASAAEVLLHTATANGFQMVTSGVQSKAVSDWLITSVEGRLTGLGGEDLPTIVIVAHYDAFGVAPWLSHGADSNGSGISVLLELTRLFSRLYTYKRTHAAYNLLFFASGGGKFNYQGTKRWLEDNLDHTDSSLLQDNVAFVLCLDTLGRGDSLHLHVSKPPREGTLQHSFLRELETVAAHQFPEVRFSMVHKKINLAEDILAWEHERFAIRRLPAFTLSHLESHRDGQRSSIMDVRSRVDSKTLTRNTRLIAEALTRVIYNLTEKGTPPDMPVFTEQMQIQREQLDSVMDWLTAQPRAAQLVGKDGTFLSTLQHHLGHYLKEVRPHHVKADKRDPEFVFYDQLKQVMNAYRVKPAIFDLLLAVCIGAYLGMAYTAVQHFDLLYKTVQRLLKAKTQ; encoded by the exons ATgctggaggaagcaggagagGTGCTGGAGAACATGCTGAAGGCGTCCTGCCTGCCGCTTGGCTTCATCGTCTTCCTGCCCGCCGTGCTGCTGCTCGTGGCGCCGCCGCTGCCCGCCGCTGACGCGGCGCACGAGTTCACCGTGTACCGCATGCAGCAGTACGACCTGCAGGGACAGCCCTACG GCACGCGGAACGCGGTGCTTAACACGGAGGCGCGCACCATCGACGCGGACGTGCTGAGCCGGCGCTGTGTGCTCATGCGGCTGCTGGACTTCTCGTACGAGAGCTACCAGCGCGCCCTACGCCAGTCGGCCGGTGCCGTGGTCATCATCCTGCCACGGGCCATGGCTGCGGTGCCGCAGGACGTCATCCGG CAATTCATGGAGATCGAGCCCGAGATGCTGGCCATGGAGACCATCGTGCCCGTGTACTTCGCCGTGGAGGACGACGCCCTGCTGTCCATCTACGAGCAGACGCAGGCTGCGTCCACCTCCCAGGGCTCCGCCTCAGCCGCTGAAG TGCTGCTGCACACCGCCACCGCCAACGGCTTCCAGATGGTCACTAGCGGGGTCCAGAGCAAGGCCGTGAGCGACTGGCTCATCACCAGCGTGGAG GGGCGGCTGACCGGGCTGGGCGGAGAGGACCTGCCCACCATCGTCATCGTGGCCCACTACGACGCCTTCGGGGTGGCCCCG TGGCTGTCGCACGGCGCGGACTCCAATGGAAGTGGCATCTCTGTGCTGCTGGAGCTCACCCGTCTCTTCTCCAGGCTCTATACCTACAAGCGCACCCACGCCGC GTACAACCTCCTGTTCTTTGCGTCTGGAGGAGGAAAGTTCAACTACCAGGGCACCAAGCGCTGGTTAGAAGACAATCTGGACCACACAG ATTCCAGCCTGCTCCAGGACAACGTGGCCTTTGTCCTCTGCCTGGACACCCTGGGCCGGGGGGACAGCCTGCACCTGCATGTGTCCAAGCCGCCCAGGGAGGGGACGCTACAGCACTCCTTCCTGCGGGAGCTCGAGACG GTGGCCGCCCACCAGTTCCCTGAGGTGCGGTTCTCCATGGTGCACAAGAAGATCAACCTGGCGGAGGACATCCTGGCCTGGGAGCATGAGCGCTTCGCCATCCGCCGGCTGCCTGCCTTCACCCTGTCCCATCTGGAGAGCCACCGTGACGGCCAGCGCAGCAGCATCATGGACGTGCG GTCCCGGGTTGACTCCAAAACTCTGACCCGAAACACGAGGCTGATCGCCGAGGCCCTGACCCGTGTCATCTACAACCTGACAGAGAAG GGGACGCCCCCGGACATGCCAGTCTTCACGGAGCAGATG CAGATCCAGCGGGAACAGCTGGACTCCGTGATGGACTGGCTGACCGCCCAGCCGCGGGCCGCCCAGCTGGTGGGCAAGGACGGCACGTTCCTCAGCACGTTGCAGCACCACCTCGGCCACTACCTGAAGGAGGTCAGGCCGCACCACGTCAAGGCCGACAAGCG GGACCCTGAGTTTGTCTTCTATGACCAGCTGAAGCAGGTGATGAACGCCTACAG ggtcaAGCCGGCCATTTTCGACCTGCTTCTGGCCGTCTGCATCGGCGCCTACCTCGGGATGGCCTACACGGCGGTCCAG CACTTCGACCTCCTGTACAAAACAGTTCAGAGACTGCTGAAGGCCAAGACGCAGTGA
- the NCLN gene encoding BOS complex subunit NCLN isoform X8 — protein sequence MLEEAGEVLENMLKASCLPLGFIVFLPAVLLLVAPPLPAADAAHEFTVYRMQQYDLQGQPYDLPLSLSRLRGSGLCRPGCPLPRFGLCSPGPRTCLSHLSSRSPARRPHLGRQTLTQIPGTRNAVLNTEARTIDADVLSRRCVLMRLLDFSYESYQRALRQSAGAVVIILPRAMAAVPQDVIRQFMEIEPEMLAMETIVPVYFAVEDDALLSIYEQTQAASTSQGSASAAEGFIRSCGHTPVPERHPPSSPSDDTSHGHHNCVLLHTATANGFQMVTSGVQSKAVSDWLITSVEGRLTGLGGEDLPTIVIVAHYDAFGVAPWLSHGADSNGSGISVLLELTRLFSRLYTYKRTHAAYNLLFFASGGGKFNYQGTKRWLEDNLDHTDSSLLQDNVAFVLCLDTLGRGDSLHLHVSKPPREGTLQHSFLRELETVAAHQFPEVRFSMVHKKINLAEDILAWEHERFAIRRLPAFTLSHLESHRDGQRSSIMDVRSRVDSKTLTRNTRLIAEALTRVIYNLTEKGTPPDMPVFTEQMIQREQLDSVMDWLTAQPRAAQLVGKDGTFLSTLQHHLGHYLKEVRPHHVKADKRDPEFVFYDQLKQVMNAYRVKPAIFDLLLAVCIGAYLGMAYTAVQHFDLLYKTVQRLLKAKTQ from the exons ATgctggaggaagcaggagagGTGCTGGAGAACATGCTGAAGGCGTCCTGCCTGCCGCTTGGCTTCATCGTCTTCCTGCCCGCCGTGCTGCTGCTCGTGGCGCCGCCGCTGCCCGCCGCTGACGCGGCGCACGAGTTCACCGTGTACCGCATGCAGCAGTACGACCTGCAGGGACAGCCCTACG ACCTTCCGCTCAGCCTCTCCCGTCTCCGGGGCTCCGGCCTATGCCGGCCAGGATGCCCCCTCCCTCGGTTCGGTCTCTGCTCCCCGGGCCCCAGGACCTGCCTGTCCCACCTGTCCAGCAGGAGTCCAGCCCGCAGACCTCACTTGGGCCGCCAGACACTTACCCAGATCCCAG GCACGCGGAACGCGGTGCTTAACACGGAGGCGCGCACCATCGACGCGGACGTGCTGAGCCGGCGCTGTGTGCTCATGCGGCTGCTGGACTTCTCGTACGAGAGCTACCAGCGCGCCCTACGCCAGTCGGCCGGTGCCGTGGTCATCATCCTGCCACGGGCCATGGCTGCGGTGCCGCAGGACGTCATCCGG CAATTCATGGAGATCGAGCCCGAGATGCTGGCCATGGAGACCATCGTGCCCGTGTACTTCGCCGTGGAGGACGACGCCCTGCTGTCCATCTACGAGCAGACGCAGGCTGCGTCCACCTCCCAGGGCTCCGCCTCAGCCGCTGAAG GGTTTATAAGAAGTTGCGGACATACTCCGGTTCCTGAGAGGCACCCTCCCAGCTCCCCCAGTGATGACACCTCCCATGGCCATCACAATTGTG TGCTGCTGCACACCGCCACCGCCAACGGCTTCCAGATGGTCACTAGCGGGGTCCAGAGCAAGGCCGTGAGCGACTGGCTCATCACCAGCGTGGAG GGGCGGCTGACCGGGCTGGGCGGAGAGGACCTGCCCACCATCGTCATCGTGGCCCACTACGACGCCTTCGGGGTGGCCCCG TGGCTGTCGCACGGCGCGGACTCCAATGGAAGTGGCATCTCTGTGCTGCTGGAGCTCACCCGTCTCTTCTCCAGGCTCTATACCTACAAGCGCACCCACGCCGC GTACAACCTCCTGTTCTTTGCGTCTGGAGGAGGAAAGTTCAACTACCAGGGCACCAAGCGCTGGTTAGAAGACAATCTGGACCACACAG ATTCCAGCCTGCTCCAGGACAACGTGGCCTTTGTCCTCTGCCTGGACACCCTGGGCCGGGGGGACAGCCTGCACCTGCATGTGTCCAAGCCGCCCAGGGAGGGGACGCTACAGCACTCCTTCCTGCGGGAGCTCGAGACG GTGGCCGCCCACCAGTTCCCTGAGGTGCGGTTCTCCATGGTGCACAAGAAGATCAACCTGGCGGAGGACATCCTGGCCTGGGAGCATGAGCGCTTCGCCATCCGCCGGCTGCCTGCCTTCACCCTGTCCCATCTGGAGAGCCACCGTGACGGCCAGCGCAGCAGCATCATGGACGTGCG GTCCCGGGTTGACTCCAAAACTCTGACCCGAAACACGAGGCTGATCGCCGAGGCCCTGACCCGTGTCATCTACAACCTGACAGAGAAG GGGACGCCCCCGGACATGCCAGTCTTCACGGAGCAGATG ATCCAGCGGGAACAGCTGGACTCCGTGATGGACTGGCTGACCGCCCAGCCGCGGGCCGCCCAGCTGGTGGGCAAGGACGGCACGTTCCTCAGCACGTTGCAGCACCACCTCGGCCACTACCTGAAGGAGGTCAGGCCGCACCACGTCAAGGCCGACAAGCG GGACCCTGAGTTTGTCTTCTATGACCAGCTGAAGCAGGTGATGAACGCCTACAG ggtcaAGCCGGCCATTTTCGACCTGCTTCTGGCCGTCTGCATCGGCGCCTACCTCGGGATGGCCTACACGGCGGTCCAG CACTTCGACCTCCTGTACAAAACAGTTCAGAGACTGCTGAAGGCCAAGACGCAGTGA
- the NCLN gene encoding BOS complex subunit NCLN isoform X11, translating into MLEEAGEVLENMLKASCLPLGFIVFLPAVLLLVAPPLPAADAAHEFTVYRMQQYDLQGQPYGTRNAVLNTEARTIDADVLSRRCVLMRLLDFSYESYQRALRQSAGAVVIILPRAMAAVPQDVIRQFMEIEPEMLAMETIVPVYFAVEDDALLSIYEQTQAASTSQGSASAAEGFIRSCGHTPVPERHPPSSPSDDTSHGHHNCVLLHTATANGFQMVTSGVQSKAVSDWLITSVEGRLTGLGGEDLPTIVIVAHYDAFGVAPWLSHGADSNGSGISVLLELTRLFSRLYTYKRTHAAYNLLFFASGGGKFNYQGTKRWLEDNLDHTDSSLLQDNVAFVLCLDTLGRGDSLHLHVSKPPREGTLQHSFLRELETVAAHQFPEVRFSMVHKKINLAEDILAWEHERFAIRRLPAFTLSHLESHRDGQRSSIMDVRSRVDSKTLTRNTRLIAEALTRVIYNLTEKGTPPDMPVFTEQMQIQREQLDSVMDWLTAQPRAAQLVGKDGTFLSTLQHHLGHYLKEVRPHHVKADKRDPEFVFYDQLKQVMNAYRVKPAIFDLLLAVCIGAYLGMAYTAVQVSRGLGNARPFRRPLGRPEGLPVGGVA; encoded by the exons ATgctggaggaagcaggagagGTGCTGGAGAACATGCTGAAGGCGTCCTGCCTGCCGCTTGGCTTCATCGTCTTCCTGCCCGCCGTGCTGCTGCTCGTGGCGCCGCCGCTGCCCGCCGCTGACGCGGCGCACGAGTTCACCGTGTACCGCATGCAGCAGTACGACCTGCAGGGACAGCCCTACG GCACGCGGAACGCGGTGCTTAACACGGAGGCGCGCACCATCGACGCGGACGTGCTGAGCCGGCGCTGTGTGCTCATGCGGCTGCTGGACTTCTCGTACGAGAGCTACCAGCGCGCCCTACGCCAGTCGGCCGGTGCCGTGGTCATCATCCTGCCACGGGCCATGGCTGCGGTGCCGCAGGACGTCATCCGG CAATTCATGGAGATCGAGCCCGAGATGCTGGCCATGGAGACCATCGTGCCCGTGTACTTCGCCGTGGAGGACGACGCCCTGCTGTCCATCTACGAGCAGACGCAGGCTGCGTCCACCTCCCAGGGCTCCGCCTCAGCCGCTGAAG GGTTTATAAGAAGTTGCGGACATACTCCGGTTCCTGAGAGGCACCCTCCCAGCTCCCCCAGTGATGACACCTCCCATGGCCATCACAATTGTG TGCTGCTGCACACCGCCACCGCCAACGGCTTCCAGATGGTCACTAGCGGGGTCCAGAGCAAGGCCGTGAGCGACTGGCTCATCACCAGCGTGGAG GGGCGGCTGACCGGGCTGGGCGGAGAGGACCTGCCCACCATCGTCATCGTGGCCCACTACGACGCCTTCGGGGTGGCCCCG TGGCTGTCGCACGGCGCGGACTCCAATGGAAGTGGCATCTCTGTGCTGCTGGAGCTCACCCGTCTCTTCTCCAGGCTCTATACCTACAAGCGCACCCACGCCGC GTACAACCTCCTGTTCTTTGCGTCTGGAGGAGGAAAGTTCAACTACCAGGGCACCAAGCGCTGGTTAGAAGACAATCTGGACCACACAG ATTCCAGCCTGCTCCAGGACAACGTGGCCTTTGTCCTCTGCCTGGACACCCTGGGCCGGGGGGACAGCCTGCACCTGCATGTGTCCAAGCCGCCCAGGGAGGGGACGCTACAGCACTCCTTCCTGCGGGAGCTCGAGACG GTGGCCGCCCACCAGTTCCCTGAGGTGCGGTTCTCCATGGTGCACAAGAAGATCAACCTGGCGGAGGACATCCTGGCCTGGGAGCATGAGCGCTTCGCCATCCGCCGGCTGCCTGCCTTCACCCTGTCCCATCTGGAGAGCCACCGTGACGGCCAGCGCAGCAGCATCATGGACGTGCG GTCCCGGGTTGACTCCAAAACTCTGACCCGAAACACGAGGCTGATCGCCGAGGCCCTGACCCGTGTCATCTACAACCTGACAGAGAAG GGGACGCCCCCGGACATGCCAGTCTTCACGGAGCAGATG CAGATCCAGCGGGAACAGCTGGACTCCGTGATGGACTGGCTGACCGCCCAGCCGCGGGCCGCCCAGCTGGTGGGCAAGGACGGCACGTTCCTCAGCACGTTGCAGCACCACCTCGGCCACTACCTGAAGGAGGTCAGGCCGCACCACGTCAAGGCCGACAAGCG GGACCCTGAGTTTGTCTTCTATGACCAGCTGAAGCAGGTGATGAACGCCTACAG ggtcaAGCCGGCCATTTTCGACCTGCTTCTGGCCGTCTGCATCGGCGCCTACCTCGGGATGGCCTACACGGCGGTCCAGGTGAGCAGGGGACTGGGGAATGCGAGGCCTTTCAGGAGACCCCTTGGGCGGCCCGAGGGCCTTCCTGTTGGCGGGGTCGCCTGA
- the NCLN gene encoding BOS complex subunit NCLN isoform X2 codes for MLEEAGEVLENMLKASCLPLGFIVFLPAVLLLVAPPLPAADAAHEFTVYRMQQYDLQGQPYDLPLSLSRLRGSGLCRPGCPLPRFGLCSPGPRTCLSHLSSRSPARRPHLGRQTLTQIPGTRNAVLNTEARTIDADVLSRRCVLMRLLDFSYESYQRALRQSAGAVVIILPRAMAAVPQDVIRQFMEIEPEMLAMETIVPVYFAVEDDALLSIYEQTQAASTSQGSASAAEGFIRSCGHTPVPERHPPSSPSDDTSHGHHNCVLLHTATANGFQMVTSGVQSKAVSDWLITSVEGRLTGLGGEDLPTIVIVAHYDAFGVAPWLSHGADSNGSGISVLLELTRLFSRLYTYKRTHAAYNLLFFASGGGKFNYQGTKRWLEDNLDHTDSSLLQDNVAFVLCLDTLGRGDSLHLHVSKPPREGTLQHSFLRELETVAAHQFPEVRFSMVHKKINLAEDILAWEHERFAIRRLPAFTLSHLESHRDGQRSSIMDVRSRVDSKTLTRNTRLIAEALTRVIYNLTEKGTPPDMPVFTEQMIQREQLDSVMDWLTAQPRAAQLVGKDGTFLSTLQHHLGHYLKEVRPHHVKADKRDPEFVFYDQLKQVMNAYRVKPAIFDLLLAVCIGAYLGMAYTAVQPRKGKLQQHRPGRQRWPPSTCWSLILSSHPQAQWTGTHEAIPHGGRGVCIVPNAPGSPYTPSLRPPPPQAPASLVTTDQSCSTAVNQYFPTSPPHARYRAGACRRSHQTETVGLAVGWERRINKNNALGLPWWRSG; via the exons ATgctggaggaagcaggagagGTGCTGGAGAACATGCTGAAGGCGTCCTGCCTGCCGCTTGGCTTCATCGTCTTCCTGCCCGCCGTGCTGCTGCTCGTGGCGCCGCCGCTGCCCGCCGCTGACGCGGCGCACGAGTTCACCGTGTACCGCATGCAGCAGTACGACCTGCAGGGACAGCCCTACG ACCTTCCGCTCAGCCTCTCCCGTCTCCGGGGCTCCGGCCTATGCCGGCCAGGATGCCCCCTCCCTCGGTTCGGTCTCTGCTCCCCGGGCCCCAGGACCTGCCTGTCCCACCTGTCCAGCAGGAGTCCAGCCCGCAGACCTCACTTGGGCCGCCAGACACTTACCCAGATCCCAG GCACGCGGAACGCGGTGCTTAACACGGAGGCGCGCACCATCGACGCGGACGTGCTGAGCCGGCGCTGTGTGCTCATGCGGCTGCTGGACTTCTCGTACGAGAGCTACCAGCGCGCCCTACGCCAGTCGGCCGGTGCCGTGGTCATCATCCTGCCACGGGCCATGGCTGCGGTGCCGCAGGACGTCATCCGG CAATTCATGGAGATCGAGCCCGAGATGCTGGCCATGGAGACCATCGTGCCCGTGTACTTCGCCGTGGAGGACGACGCCCTGCTGTCCATCTACGAGCAGACGCAGGCTGCGTCCACCTCCCAGGGCTCCGCCTCAGCCGCTGAAG GGTTTATAAGAAGTTGCGGACATACTCCGGTTCCTGAGAGGCACCCTCCCAGCTCCCCCAGTGATGACACCTCCCATGGCCATCACAATTGTG TGCTGCTGCACACCGCCACCGCCAACGGCTTCCAGATGGTCACTAGCGGGGTCCAGAGCAAGGCCGTGAGCGACTGGCTCATCACCAGCGTGGAG GGGCGGCTGACCGGGCTGGGCGGAGAGGACCTGCCCACCATCGTCATCGTGGCCCACTACGACGCCTTCGGGGTGGCCCCG TGGCTGTCGCACGGCGCGGACTCCAATGGAAGTGGCATCTCTGTGCTGCTGGAGCTCACCCGTCTCTTCTCCAGGCTCTATACCTACAAGCGCACCCACGCCGC GTACAACCTCCTGTTCTTTGCGTCTGGAGGAGGAAAGTTCAACTACCAGGGCACCAAGCGCTGGTTAGAAGACAATCTGGACCACACAG ATTCCAGCCTGCTCCAGGACAACGTGGCCTTTGTCCTCTGCCTGGACACCCTGGGCCGGGGGGACAGCCTGCACCTGCATGTGTCCAAGCCGCCCAGGGAGGGGACGCTACAGCACTCCTTCCTGCGGGAGCTCGAGACG GTGGCCGCCCACCAGTTCCCTGAGGTGCGGTTCTCCATGGTGCACAAGAAGATCAACCTGGCGGAGGACATCCTGGCCTGGGAGCATGAGCGCTTCGCCATCCGCCGGCTGCCTGCCTTCACCCTGTCCCATCTGGAGAGCCACCGTGACGGCCAGCGCAGCAGCATCATGGACGTGCG GTCCCGGGTTGACTCCAAAACTCTGACCCGAAACACGAGGCTGATCGCCGAGGCCCTGACCCGTGTCATCTACAACCTGACAGAGAAG GGGACGCCCCCGGACATGCCAGTCTTCACGGAGCAGATG ATCCAGCGGGAACAGCTGGACTCCGTGATGGACTGGCTGACCGCCCAGCCGCGGGCCGCCCAGCTGGTGGGCAAGGACGGCACGTTCCTCAGCACGTTGCAGCACCACCTCGGCCACTACCTGAAGGAGGTCAGGCCGCACCACGTCAAGGCCGACAAGCG GGACCCTGAGTTTGTCTTCTATGACCAGCTGAAGCAGGTGATGAACGCCTACAG ggtcaAGCCGGCCATTTTCGACCTGCTTCTGGCCGTCTGCATCGGCGCCTACCTCGGGATGGCCTACACGGCGGTCCAG ccaagaaaaggaaaattgcaACAACACCGGCCCGGCAGACAGAGATGGCCACCATCTACATGCTGGAGCCTTATCCTGTCCTCACACCCCCAG GCACAGTGGACAGGCACCCATGAAGCCATCCCACATGGAGGGCGTGGTGTGTGCATCGTCCCAAACGCCCCTGGCTCCCCTTACAccccctccctccgccctcctcctccccaggcaCCCGCTAGTCTGGTCACTACAGATCAGTCTTGTTCGACTGCTGTCAACCAGTATTTCCCCACCTCCCCGCCACATGCCAGGTACCGTGCGGGGGCCTGCAGACGCAGCCACCAAACGGAGACCGTGGGGCTCGCGGTCGGCTGGGAAAGacggataaataaaaataatgcccttgggcttccctggtggcgcagtggttga